In one Nicotiana sylvestris chromosome 8, ASM39365v2, whole genome shotgun sequence genomic region, the following are encoded:
- the LOC138876155 gene encoding uncharacterized protein, whose amino-acid sequence MNKIILEEYARPSLEHQRRLNEAIQEVVKKEVIKWLDAGVVYPIYDSSWISPVQCVPKKGGMTVVTNDNNELIPTRTMRGWSVCMDYRKLNKVTRKDHFPLPFLDQMLDRLAGRAFYCFLDGYSGYNQSLIAPKDQEKMTFTCPYGTFAFSRMPFGLYAGDVVKRCDECQRAGGISKRDEMPLNIILEVDIFNVWGINFMSPFVSSCGNTYILVAVDYVSKWVEAVALPNNKARSVAAFLKKSIFTRFGTPRAIISDGGYHFCNKAFDSLLAKYGINHKVTTPYHPQSSSQVEVFKREIKIILSKTINANKTD is encoded by the exons ATGAataaaatcatattggaggagtatgcgaggccttcacttgagcatcaaagaagactaaatgaggctatacaagaagtagtaaagaaagaggttatcaagtggcttgacgcaggTGTGGTTTATCCCATTTATGACAGTTCATGGATTTCTccagtgcaatgtgtaccgaaaaaaggtggaatgactgtggtgaccaacgACAACAATGAGCTTATTCCGACTCGGACAATGAGGGGTTGGAgcgtttgtatggattaccggaagctgaacaaggtgactagaaaagatcatttcccattgccattccttgaccaaatgcttgatcgtcttgcgggccgggctttctattgttttttggatggttactcggggtacaatcaaagtCTCATTGCCCCGAAGGACCAAGAGAAGATgactttcacatgtccttatggcacattcgctttctccagaatgccatttggattat atgccggtgatgtggtcaaaagatgtgatgaatgccaacgagccggtggaatttcaaaaagggatgaaatGCCCCTCAATATAATTCTCGAGGTAGACATTTTTAATGTTTGGGGCATCAACTTCATGagtccttttgtgagctcttgtggaaacacttacattctggtggcggtagattatgtctccaagtgggttgaagccgtggctttgcccaacaataaagCTCGTAGTGTTgcggcatttcttaaaaagagtatcttcacgaggtttggcactccccgtgctatcattagtgacgggggatatcacttttgcaacaaagcttttgattcattgctagCCAAATATGGAATTAATCACAAAGTAACCACCCCATATCATCCTCAATCTAGCAGTCAAGTGGAAGTCTTCAAGCGAGAAATTAAGATTATCTTGTCTAAAACTATAAATGCAAATAAGACCGATTAG